One Psychrobacillus glaciei genomic region harbors:
- a CDS encoding helix-turn-helix domain-containing protein translates to MTELGSRLKEARKAKGFSIDDLQEITKIQKRYLTGIEEGNYETMPGSFYVRAFIKQYAEAVGLNGDELLEMYKTEIPTTSNEDVSKSIPQTPTRRSIGGRSSNKFMEVFPMIVVALFVIAIIVILWTLFQKSPKNEIDKTEVDTSLTLEKKPPTEENSSVKPVEEETPKEDNPSEEVVDTTEETKPEQQVTFVETQGPTSTYDLTGADKYDLKVVVANNTWLNIRDQDNKILVDKAVNAGETFEFDASALSRIRVRVGHTPGNMVYINEQLIEFPTTKTTQNLVIQFNK, encoded by the coding sequence TTGACAGAACTGGGGTCTCGCTTAAAAGAAGCGAGGAAAGCAAAAGGGTTTAGTATTGATGATTTACAAGAAATCACAAAAATCCAAAAGAGATATTTGACAGGAATAGAAGAAGGCAACTATGAAACGATGCCGGGTTCTTTCTATGTGCGTGCATTTATAAAACAATATGCAGAAGCAGTTGGTTTAAATGGGGACGAGCTTTTAGAAATGTATAAAACGGAAATTCCTACTACATCGAATGAGGATGTTTCCAAAAGTATTCCACAAACACCTACTAGAAGGTCTATAGGTGGTCGTTCTTCTAATAAGTTTATGGAAGTTTTTCCAATGATTGTCGTTGCTCTATTTGTTATTGCAATTATCGTTATTTTATGGACTTTATTTCAAAAATCTCCAAAAAACGAAATAGATAAAACAGAAGTAGATACCTCTTTAACGTTGGAAAAAAAGCCTCCAACAGAAGAAAATAGTTCGGTTAAACCCGTAGAAGAAGAAACACCTAAAGAAGACAATCCTAGTGAAGAGGTAGTTGATACAACAGAAGAGACGAAGCCTGAACAACAGGTAACATTTGTTGAAACACAAGGGCCAACGTCTACTTATGACTTAACTGGTGCAGATAAATACGATCTGAAAGTGGTAGTCGCTAATAATACTTGGTTGAATATTAGGGATCAAGACAATAAGATTTTAGTTGACAAAGCGGTTAATGCTGGAGAAACTTTTGAGTTTGATGCAAGTGCTTTATCACGAATTCGTGTTCGAGTTGGTCATACACCTGGAAATATGGTATATATAAATGAGCAATTAATCGAATTTCCAACAACTAAGACCACTCAAAATTTAGTAATACAGTTCAACAAATAG
- the pgsA gene encoding CDP-diacylglycerol--glycerol-3-phosphate 3-phosphatidyltransferase, translated as MNVPNQISMFRIFLIPIFMFFMLVDFNWGNVSFLGATIPIGQLIGAIIFIIASITDFIDGYYARKYNLVTNMGKFLDPLADKLLVSAALILLVQFGIAPAWVVILIISREFAVTGLRLILANEGEVVAANMLGKIKMWTQIIAISSLLLGNVFFEMFSIPFDMIMLYVCLAFTLWSGFDYFYLNRKVLLDSK; from the coding sequence ATGAATGTTCCCAATCAAATTTCGATGTTTCGTATTTTTTTAATCCCCATATTTATGTTTTTTATGCTTGTAGATTTTAACTGGGGAAATGTAAGTTTTCTTGGTGCAACTATCCCTATAGGACAGTTAATTGGAGCTATTATTTTTATTATTGCTTCGATTACAGATTTTATTGATGGCTATTATGCTCGAAAATATAATTTAGTAACGAATATGGGGAAATTTTTAGATCCACTAGCAGATAAACTACTTGTTTCAGCTGCACTCATCCTATTAGTCCAGTTTGGAATTGCTCCTGCTTGGGTAGTAATCTTGATAATTAGTCGCGAATTTGCAGTTACTGGACTGCGCTTAATCCTTGCAAACGAAGGCGAAGTTGTTGCTGCCAATATGTTAGGTAAAATTAAAATGTGGACACAAATCATTGCAATATCTTCCTTGTTATTAGGAAACGTTTTCTTTGAGATGTTCTCCATCCCTTTTGACATGATTATGTTATATGTTTGTCTCGCATTTACTTTATGGTCTGGCTTTGATTACTTCTATTTAAATCGTAAAGTGTTATTGGATTCCAAGTAG
- a CDS encoding competence/damage-inducible protein A, with the protein MKAEIIAVGSELLLGQISNTNARFISSQLAELGIDVYYHTVVGDNSKRLFETIKLAEQRADLIIFTGGLGPTKDDLTKETIATYLNKKLIMNEQALKYIKEFFKRMNREMTENNKKQALVLDGCTVLSNKHGMAPGMLLKGDKHAYILLPGPPKEMEPMFQFEAKPLLQKMLNGETIILSHVMRFYGIGEAELETKVQDLLDNQTNPTLAPLASDGEVTLRLTAKSETEEEAWEKIEMLQTEVFNRVGEYVYGYNNDSLASKLQEILSENHLTISAAESMTAGLFQSELASIPGMGAVLVGGMITYTEDIKVKQLGVKKQTINEYGVVSSECAEAMAMRIKEKFGTNIGIGITGAAGPDAHGGQPAGTVWIGIVLNDLAPVSYRLNLSGTRNTNRLRAVKFTIHYLIQLLREQGFKTI; encoded by the coding sequence ATGAAAGCAGAGATCATTGCAGTTGGTTCAGAATTATTATTAGGGCAAATTTCCAATACAAATGCACGATTTATTTCTTCTCAATTAGCCGAGCTTGGGATTGATGTGTATTATCACACAGTAGTGGGTGATAATTCCAAACGATTATTTGAAACCATTAAACTAGCAGAACAACGTGCGGATTTAATCATTTTCACTGGCGGATTAGGTCCAACTAAAGATGATTTAACAAAAGAAACGATCGCTACATACTTGAATAAAAAATTAATCATGAACGAACAAGCATTAAAATACATTAAAGAGTTTTTCAAAAGAATGAATCGCGAAATGACAGAAAACAATAAAAAGCAGGCATTAGTATTAGATGGATGCACTGTACTATCTAATAAGCATGGAATGGCACCAGGCATGCTGCTTAAGGGAGATAAACATGCTTATATCCTATTACCTGGACCACCAAAAGAAATGGAGCCAATGTTCCAATTTGAAGCGAAGCCGCTACTTCAAAAAATGTTAAATGGAGAAACAATCATTTTATCGCATGTTATGCGTTTTTATGGAATTGGCGAAGCGGAACTCGAAACAAAAGTGCAGGACTTATTGGACAATCAAACAAATCCTACATTAGCTCCTCTTGCTTCAGATGGTGAGGTAACTCTTCGTCTTACTGCTAAAAGTGAAACTGAGGAGGAGGCGTGGGAAAAAATTGAAATGCTTCAAACAGAGGTATTCAATCGTGTAGGGGAATACGTTTATGGATATAATAATGACTCTCTTGCATCAAAACTTCAGGAGATTTTAAGTGAAAATCATTTAACTATTTCTGCTGCTGAAAGTATGACAGCAGGATTATTTCAATCAGAGCTTGCTTCTATCCCTGGAATGGGAGCCGTATTAGTAGGTGGTATGATTACCTACACCGAAGATATAAAAGTGAAGCAACTCGGTGTTAAAAAGCAAACTATTAACGAATATGGTGTTGTATCTAGTGAATGTGCAGAAGCCATGGCGATGCGTATTAAAGAAAAGTTTGGAACGAACATTGGGATTGGTATTACAGGTGCTGCTGGTCCAGATGCCCATGGTGGACAACCAGCTGGGACTGTTTGGATTGGTATTGTTTTGAACGATTTGGCCCCTGTTTCATACAGGTTAAACCTTTCTGGAACGAGAAACACCAACAGATTGAGAGCAGTAAAGTTTACCATCCATTATTTGATCCAATTGCTTCGTGAACAAGGATTTAAAACAATTTAA